TTTCCGTCTGGTCGTGGGGTGCTCACTCTCTGCGGCCAGCAGTGCCGCTTCAGGGCGCCCCGAACTCCGCTCTCCCCCAGTCTCCTCTGGGGGTTCCTGCGTTTCCTGTTAGAGGCCCCCCGTCGGGCAGGTGCGCCTCTCACCACCCTGCAGGAGGCGGACTCTGGCAAGCCGCAGGGCGCTGCCCACTGGAGCTTCCAGTCCCTTGGTCCCGGTCCCCGGGCCAGCTTGGAGTGGGGACCGGCAGCGGAGTGCAGGGGAGCTGGGCTCCAGGTCCTGCTGTCCAGTGAGTGGGGAACAGTGTTGGGGGGCAGGGCCAGCCTGGCCACCCCCCCTCTGTCTGGCTGCAGCTGCACGGGTCACAGGGTCACAGAGGCCTCTGGCCTTGGGTCTCAGCCCGGTCTATGGCTGTGGGGCACAGGGGTGAGTACAGGGGGTATCGCACGATGCCAGGAAATCATCACATCCCTGttccccagcagcccctgggggCTCCGCCATGCTGACGGATGTGGGTGGACCCTCCACAGGGCTGTGGTGCTCCTCCAGGACCTGTTGACCGAGGgcacatggggaaactgaggcgccCAGATGGTCCAGCGTGTCCAAGGCGCCTGCCTCTGGCTGATGGGGCATTCTGAGGCGGCACACGGCACCAGAGTCGGGACTTGGGGCTCCCCTGGGGACCCCGCGGTGCAGGTGGAGCTGGGCTCGGCAGGGAGGCACCTCCCAAGGCCCTGGCCTGTCTGCGCCCTGACACGTGTCTCCGGGGGCTGCGTGGAGAGCGGacatcttgggggtgggggacagtttGGCACTGCGCAGACCCCCACAGTGGCCTGACTGGCTGTGCCTGACCCGCcaccaggagggacagagggaccttGCCCAGGCTGAACCCCACCCGTGTCCAGACTGACGCCTCGTACAGTCTGAGTGGGGGGCGGCTGCGTACCCGGCTCCTCAGGCAGCCCCCACCGTCACCAAGAACTGGGGCGCAGGGAAGACACTGGTGACACTGGGGTCTCGGGGATGGCTGGATCTGCTGCTCGGTGCTGCTGGCCCCTCCTGAGCTCGCCTGTGCTGTCTGGGCCCGTCACGACACTCACGGGGGTCTCGGCTCCCCCCCGGCTCCTGGCTCCCCCAGGAAGCAGCGCGGGACCCTGGAGCTCACTCTGGCTGCAGGGGGCCCTGTCCACTGTCCTGGGGGCCGGAGAGGCCTGACTGGGCATGAGGCGGTGGGAGGGCCGGGGGGCCAGCTTGTGTGCCTGACCAGTGGGTGGGGTGTGGCCCTGCTCGGGCCCACCCTGGGCCGTGTGGGCAGCGACCCCCTGGCACCTGGGAGCTGTGCTTAGCCGCCCGCGAGGGCCAGGTGTGCTCACGGCAGTGCACCCAGCGGGCACCCCACAGGCTGGTGAGCTGGGGGTGCTGACGGCATCTGGGCCTGCATGCAGGCAGCCCCGGACTCGCTCGGCGGCATTCcgtgggcggggggcggccggctGGGAGACGCCTGGGCACAGCCCTGCAGccggctgggcctgggcctgtcTCCTGGGGTGCTGGCGCAGGACGGGGGGCAGGCCTGCCCAGGGCTCCTCTGGGGCAGCGGGCTGGAGGGGCCGCCCGCTGCACCCCTTCCCCTCGGCCTCCTCCAGGAGGCCCGTCCCGTTTCCTTCCCGTCCCACTTTCCCACTTTCTGCCCGTCCCATCTTTTTCCTGCCCCGTTTcctcctgtttccttcctgtgcttgtgtgagtgtgcgggggtggggggagtgtgtgtgcacgtatgtgtgtgcatgtatgagcaGTTATTActgcacgtgtgcatgcatgcgttaATGCATTAATGCAATGTGACTGCACATGTGTGCAGGCACCCATGGGTGAGACTGGGGCCCAGCTTTCTGCGCCGAGCTGGAGAGACCCGAGCTGTGTGGGCTGTGGGCTCGGGCTCAGCCACCCCGCCTGAGGGAGCTGGGCCTTGGGAGACCgcccgtgggggcggggccgcgctgAGCTGGCGTCAACAgcaccccaggtccatcccacccccacttccGGGGATGGCGGCGCGGGGCTGCCTCAGCTCAGGGTCCCCTCTGGCCCCGCACCTGGGGGCTGGGGTCCTGGCGTGATGGTCGCCAGTCCCTGGCTCCTCTGCCTCTGCGGGCACCACCTCATGGCCCTAACGCCCCTCCCGGGGCCTAGGCCAGTAGGAAGCAGGCCCCCCCAAATCTATCACGCTGCTGCCCGACACAGAGTGCCTCAGGCCTGCGTAGTTCTCCACTGCCACCAGCGAGGAGGGCCTGGGGTCGCACACGGGCACTGCCGCCTGGGGGTCCCACACGGGCACTGCCGCCTGGGGGTCCCACACGGGCACTGCCGCCTGGGGTCCCACACGGGCACTGCCGCCTGGGGGTCCCACATGGGCACTGCCGCCTGGGGGATCCTGCGAGAGCACGGCTGTCCTGGGGGCcttggggcctcagtttccctcgcTGTCAAAGTGGCAGTCGTGACACCCCAGGTTCCGGGGTCCCTGCCTGCTCCCCGCATGTGCCCTGCGTGACGGCTGGGGAGCgcgggagggggtgtggggctcGCTGGCAGCTGCGTGCTGGTGGGGGGGGTGCGGACAGGGAGGGTTCCCCAGGCGTGTCCTGCTGAGCCGTGTGTGGTCAGCCTGCCCCCCGTCCACGGCCCCAAGACGTCACTGTGTGGTGTCCGCGAGGGGCTCCTGCCCTCAGGGGCCCTGCTGTGTGGTCGGGGGCAttgtgggggccggggggctgcccTGAAGCCCCCTGGAGCCATGTGAGTTGGGGGGTTCTTGGAGCAGGGGTCCCTGCCTCCTCTGGGAGAGGTGCACAGGCAGGCCCCGTTCACTGACCCCCGTCGGGGTGGGCACCAACCTGCACCCCTGCTTTCTGTCTCCCCTCTGGCTGCAAGACCTGCCCCCAGCCACGTGCTGGCCCTGGGGTCCCTGCGGTCTTCGGGGGACccttccctgggggtgggggccgggcagggcgtgacccctcctgctggggctctgctgacgcgcccggcccgcccgccacAGCCGTGCAGGAGGAGCGGCAGCGCGGCAAGGACCGGAGCGAGAGCGAGGCTGAGTGCAGCAGCAGCGCCAACGAGGACATGCCCGTGGAGAAGATCCTGGAGGCCGAGCTGGCCGTGGAGCCCAAGACCGAGACGTACGTGGAGGCAAACATGGGGCTGAACCCCAGCTCGGTGAGTGCCCGGCCCGCACCCCCAGCTGCCCCTCCGCGCGGCCCGAGGGTGTcgcgggccgggccggctccTCTCGGGTGTCCCCGGGGTGGCCCTGCGGGGctctgggagggggcaggcctgggCCGTGTGCTCAGCCCACGCCCTGCCGACCCCCCCAGCCCAACGACCCCGTCACCAACATCTGCCAAGCCGCAGACAAGCAGCTCTTCACCCTGGTGGAGTGGGCCAAGCGCGTGCCCCACTTCTCCGAGCTCCCCCTGGACGACCAGGTCATCCTGCTGAGGGCAGGTGAGTTtccggggggcgggcagggggcagccgCGGCCCCCGCGGAGCTGCCTTGTCCTCTGGTCCCCCCGGGGAGCACCGGGCCTCAGACCCCAGCCTCTGGCCCGGCCGAGACACCCGTGACTGACCCGCAGGCTGGAACGAGCTCCTCATCGCCTCCTTCTCGCACCGCTCCATCGCCGTGAAGGACGGCATCCTCCTGGCCACCGGGCTGCACGTGCACCGCAACAGCGCCCACAGCGCGGGGGTGGGCGCCATCTTCGACAGGCGAGCCCCCCGCCCGGGTCCTCGTGGGGCCCCGGGGAATGCGGGGTGGGTGCTGTGGGCGGGGTCCCAGGCGTGTGCGGGATGTGCGCCGGTGGGTCTGGGGGTGCTCACGAGGCTGAGAAGGGGCGTAGGCCAGTGGCGAGGCGCCGGACGGAGTCCTGGGCAGCGTCCTGCCaagggggtcccctgagcccctgccgtCACCTCCCAGTCCGCAGGCCCCAGGACAAACCCCACAGCCGCCCCCTGACGGCCTTTGCCCCTGCAGGGTGCTCACGGAGCTGGTGTCCAAGATGCGGGACATGCAGATGGACAAGACCGAGCTGGGCTGCCTGCGCGCCATCGTGCTCTTCAACCcaggtgccccccgccccggggcctgAGGTCTCTGGGTGGGGGGGCCAGCGGGCTGATGGCCGTCCCATCCCGGGGTGCGCGGAGGCCCCCACACAGCCCCTGACTGGCCCCGTGACCCCGCAGACTCCAAGGGGCTGTCGAACCCCACCGAGGTGGAGGCGCTGCGGGAGAAGGTGTACGCGTCGCTGGAGGCGTACTGCAAGCAGAAGTACCCCGAGCAGCCCGGGAGGtgcgtgacccccccccccccgcgctgtCCGTTGTCTGGCTGACCCTGCGGTGCGGCCCCCGGAGGGGCGAGGCCCGGGCCTGGGCgcttgggcccacacctggcgctGCCCGCCGAGGGCGGCTGTCCGCCGAGGGCGTCTGCCCGCGCCTGGCACCCGCACGGTTAACCGCCGCCCGCCCCCCgtgcggcggggctgggggcgggcaggcGCCTGTTTTTCCTGGCTTCCCGCTGCAGCCGTCCTGCCAGCTCAGCAGAAAAAGGCCCGTCCTGGCCCCCCTCCAGCCGCGCGGCCCCGCCAGGGCCAGCCTGGAACAGAGAAGCCGTTCATGGCCCGGCCACCGCCTCTCCCGCGGGGCGGAGGCCACGTGGGCGGGGGCCGGCAGCACGTGGCCGCGAGGGGGGCGGTGGGCGGCcctcccccgcgcgcccccctGGTGCCCAGGTGCCGCCCGCAGTGCCAGGCGCGAGGCTTTCCGAGGAGGGCGTGTCGGGGCACCGACCGCTCgccggccctgccccagcccggccctgccagtCTGTCCGGCCCCGATGCCCAGGGAGAGCCGTGCCCCGACTTGCcacggagcccccagcccccatgcccgCCCTGCGCagcttcccgccccgccccgccccgccctgcctccccgctgcccagccccgcccgcctggccctgcgccctccgcctccctccccgcccctttcTCTCCTGCTGAGCCCAGCCCCTTAGCCTTGCCagccgccccaccctgcccctcagcccctcccccgccagccccgccccgccctgccccgctcAACACCCTGCCCAGCtcagcccctcccaccctgcaGCCCCTTCCCGCCCCGCTCAACACCCAGCCCCCTcagcaccctccccccgccagccccgcccctgccccgctcaACCCCCTGCCCAGCtcagcccctcccaccctgcaGCCCCTTCCCGCCCCGCTCAACACCCAGCCCCCTcagcaccctccccccgccagccccgcccctgccccgctcaACACCCTGCCCAGCtcagcccctcccaccctgcaGCCCCTTCCCGCCCCGCTCAACAACCCCACCCTGCttagcccctccctgccctgctcagcactgcccctgccccactcagctcctccccaccccactcaacAGCCCCGCTCCTGCCCTACTCAGaccctccccctcgcccccctcagccccgcctCACCCCACTCAGCCTCTTTGGGCCTGCTTCACTCAGCCTCATttggccccgcccacccaccagACCCGCCCATTCCACACTTCGCCTcgcccaccccacagccctgcccatgCTGTACTTAGCCCCGCCCACCCACTCAGCCCTGCCCACCCACTCAGCCCCGCCCATGTCGTACTTAGCCCCGCCTGCCCCACTCAGCCCTACCCATGCTGCACTTAGCCCCGCCCATGCCGCACTtagccccgcccacccacccagccccacccatgCTGCACTTAGCCCCGCCCGTGCCACTCTTAACCACACCCCTCCTTACTCAGCTGCTGCCCTCTGGCCTCATCTCGGGCCCCACCCtgctcagccccgccccgccaggaGGGTCTCGGCACCATGGACTCTGGTGCCGCCCTGGCCACACCCCTGATGCCCACCTCCCGCAGGTTCGCCAAGCTGCTGCTGCGGCTGCCGGCCCTGCGCTCCATCGGCCTCAAGTGCCTGGAGCACCTGTTCTTCTTCAAGCTCATCGGGGACACGCCCATCGACACCTTCCTCATGGAGATGCTGGAGGCGCCCCACCAGATGACCTAGGCCCCGCCGCACGCGCCTGGCCTGCGCGGACGCGCCGCAGCCCGGAGATGTGTGCCCCGCATTGCCTGATGCTGTTGTCTGTGGATGGGGCAGTAGTCTCGGTGGCCTCAGACACCAGAGAGGACTGGGGTgagacccccacccagccccctgccctccgCGGGGCCCGGAGCTGCGGCGGACAGGGAGCCGAGCCCCGGGAGGCGTGGTCCTGCTGCTCGGACAGACCCATCTTTGGGGTATCCAGCTCGGCCCGCCCAGGCTTAGGGGAGGGGCCTGACGGGGCCCCAGAACACGAGAGGCACCTCAGGGCAGGCAGGCTCCTCCCCGCGGCATGGGGAGGGAGCACCCCTTCTTTCCAAAGATGTCTTGTTGCCTGTCTCCTGTCAGTGGGAGCAGCCGCGGacctctgcaggggtgggggcacagccgTGTGCTCTGCCGCGTCCCGGGCTCCGCCCCCGCTCCATGCTGCCCGCACCCCACCCGTGCGTGGCGCTCTTCACCCGGGCCCGCGGCCGCCATCCCGCCCCCCCTTCCCGGAGTGGAGGCTGCTGGCCACACCCCCCGGGGGCTTCGAGCAGCAGGAATGGGGCACGGCCAGCAGCTCCGGAAGGTTCTTCGGATCTGAAGGACCTTGTCCAGCACCCTAGGCCCCTTCCACAAGCCCGCCTCCCCAACACCGCCGGCCCCACGGCCCTGCAGCCCGTGCAAGCTCGTGGATGCGGCTGCGGGGCCCGGGTCGGGTGCCCGTGGCCCTGGCAGCTGTCCTTGCCCTCCCGGTGGTGCAGAGGCTGCGTGGAGCGTCCACTCTGCTGTCCACTCTGCTCTCAGAGGCCGGTTCTGGCCCCCTAGCCCCATCCTggagcccagggctgcccccaccTGTCTccagctggggcaggggctgggcaggggaggcCCACGGCCCCACTCCAGGCTTCCAAGGTTCCTGACGCCTCCCCTGCCCAGCGGGGCCTGGAGAAGCTTCTGGCAGGGCACGGCCGGGACTGAGGCTCCTCCCAGCTGCGCCCACCGTCTCCGGTACCGTCCACATGCCCAGTCCCCACCCACCGGCCTCTCGTGGGACAGTGGGGGCCCGAGTGGAGAAGAGCACGCTTTGGGGGGTTGGCCATTCTCGGCCAGAGCTGAGGCCCCACCACTGCCCCCGGGTGAAGCCGCCCAGCCTGCCTCCGCCGGGACGTCTCGTCGCTGCCGCTGTTCTCTGTGGTGGGACAATCTCTGATCTCCTGCAGATATGCTGGCGTCAGCCCCTTAGCCACCGAGTGCCGCCCTGCCCAGTTCCCCGGAGGACTCGGGCTGGCCGACGTCCCCCTCGCGAGTTAGGGTGCGACCCGCTGCCACCCCCACGGCAAGGGCGGGGCCGCACCCGCTCCCCGACGTTTCGTGTTCGTTTCCAACCAAGACTTCTCCCCCCGTTTTCCTATGAATTTGCTTCGTGCAAGCAAGGACCTAAGGACCCTCCTCTGGTGAGCCCAGGTTCCAGTGACCGTCTCAAGACCAGGAGACGCATCTATTTTCagatgctgggggctgggcggggccaggCGCGCACCGGAGGGTACACGCGGGAGTCGGGAGCTAAAGCATCGGGAAAGGTAGAAAATCTATTTTTGTACAAATGTAATTTTATCCTCCTGTATACTTGGATGTGGCGGGAGGGTGGGGCTTCTCCGGTTTCTGCTTCCCGGGCTGCGGAGCCCGGGCCGGCCGCCCGCTTCTCTCCCCTCGGAGCCTGTGTCCAGCCCCGCGCACTCGGCCCCAGGGACATCGGTGTCGGCGGCGTGGGAACGTGGAGAAAGAAATCGAGCGTTTCACAGCCCAGTCTCCTGGCCTCGTTTGTCCGCCGTCACTGTGGCACTCGGGCAGGGGTGGTGCTGGCGGTGGGGACTGGGCCGTGTCCTCTGGGTGCCCCACTCCAGCGTGGGCACGTGAGGGCATTGGCCCCTGTCTGCCGAGACAACCCCCGTGGGACTATTCCCGCGGCCCCTCCTGGTGCCACCCCACGCCCGCCCAGGGCATCTGGgttcccagcccccctccccgccttcgGGGCCTCAGTAGTGACCGGCAGGTGTGCGTCTGTCCCCACTCTGGGACTCctgtcccctgcctgccccagaggaggggagaggacccAGGAGCCCCAACGCTTgtagcccccagcccggcccccgcagGGCCCAGCTGCCACAAAGCCCCAGTCAGCCCCAGGAAGGAGGCCCTGGCAGCCCCCCCCCGCAGTTCTGGGGGCCCCTTCCTGGCCGTCCTGCAGAGTGGCCGGGCCCCCTTAGCTCCCGAGGGGAAGGTCAGCCACGGGCTCCAGGCATCCCCGAGTGCCGGATGCGAGATGGGGGGAGACGCGGGCCGTCTTGGGGCCTCTCCCGCTGGCCAGGCCCCGGGTCCAGGTGGGCCAGCTGCAGTGGCCAgcttctggggggaggggctgaacCATGGCAGCTCTGGCTAGTGTCTCGCACCCCCGGCCTGTGCTGCTGCAGGTGCCCTGGAGACACCTGGACGGGCCTGACCAGCGCACTGGGGGCCCGGGTCAGCCCTGCCTCTGGCAAGGCGTGTGGCCAGGGAGGGGTGCAGTGGCGTGGGCACCCTAATGGGGCCTTGGTCCCAGGGGTGGCGGGACCCAGATGGTGACCTCAGgcgggaagggctggagcagcgGCAGAAGGAGGGGCCCTGAGGGCTCAGCAGTCCCCGCGGGGGCCGGGACAGAGGTGGCCCCCTGCAGCGCCTCTTCTgtgggggacagggcagctgcCCCCATTACCGGCCTCCCGGCCCAGGGCTGAGGATGTCCCAGTCCATACGCTGCCTTCACCCGCCTCCAGCAAGCAGTACGCCCTGCTGCCCGAAGAGCCcgatgggggtggggccaggaagGTACCGCCCAGCCCTCGCGCTGGAGCCAGCACCCAGCTGCAATGTagcactgccccctgctggtggTGCCGGGCAGAGGCTCTCACTGGTCCTGGGGGAGCGGGAAATTCTGCCCCTCCCCGCGAGTCCACCGTGCGCTGGTCACCCCAGGTCAGGACAGGGGTCCTGCCacactgggcctcagtttccgtGTCCCTGCAGCAAACAGCAGTGGCTATGAGGAAGGGGGACGCAGGCCTTGGGTGCCCCAGAAGCTGAAGTCTGACCCCTGCTCTCCCAGAGTGGCTGGGATCTGAGTAAGGGAGTAGGGTCCCCTCCTGGACACAGTCAGCCTCTTGAGTCGCAGGGGCCACCCGGAGGAGGGGACCCCAAAAGTCAGGCGTTGTTGGAAGCTGAAGATCCAAGGGCAAGACTGGGTCTTAGTGCTAGGGACTGCCTGGGCCGCGGGCGGTGGAAGGGCCCGGCTGTCCACTCGCTGACTCACTCCACACCGATGGGCTCACTGGCCAGCTCCCCACAGAGCCCCTGGCCGCAGGCTGACCTGCCGGGCTGTCTCTGTCCACCCTCTGCCCGGGCGTCCCTGTCGGCCATGGGGCTCGGACAGCAGACTCAGCCGTCTCAGCAGGGTGGGGTCTGCACGTCACCCCGCTCGGGCTCTGGCTGCCCAGTGCCCAGCAGACCCTCTTCCCGGGTCAGGACCCCGAGCCAGGGTGGGGGATATTTGGCCGGAGAGGACCGCTGAGCCACCGGACTGTGGGCGTCTTCAGGCGAGAGCGGGCCTCGGCGCAGCATGGGGACCCCCACTCTCCCCGGCCCACCTGAGAGCCCAGCTGGTGCTGTgcgggccaggggcgggggctgcCGGAGGGAGCGGCAGGatcacccccagccccgcacccgcAGACGCCCGAGCCTGTGGCCACTGCACAAGGGGCCCCATGCCAGGGACTGGGCACTAACCGGTGCTGgcacaggggtggggctggacctaccacagtcccagggccagagccAGACTGGGTCGTGGCGGGGCGCCCTGCTCCCAAAGGGCGTGGGGGCGGCACCCCAGGGAGCAGCGCCTGCGGACAAGCCGCGGCCTCAGCGCGCGCCTGCACCCTTCACTGACGCGTGGCCCCGACCCGCAGGGCCCGGGCCGGACCGGTTTCCCCAGTCAGGGACAGTGGGAGGCTGTGGGGGCCCCGGGAGCGGGAGGGGGGACACAGAGCAGCAGGCGGGGCTTGGCGCAGCGCGGGCAGGGCCAGAGCGGGCACGGGGTCTgggctcccctcccaccccatgtgCCCCTTCCGGATCCAGAGGACAGACAGACCCTCACGGTTGCCCCTTGGCCTCTGGGCCCTGTCCTGAGCCGGAGCAGTTCTTCAGGggaggcagggccgggcaggtGCCACTGCGCCCCAGAATCAGTGGGGTCTGGAGACAGGCGGAGGGTGGCACGGGGTGGGGGTCCGGGGTTTAGAACTCGGCAGGAGCGGGGCCGCTGCAGCGGGCGGGACTTTGGGTAGGTGGGGGCTCAATGTGGACGGGGGGCCTGTGAGAGGGCGGGGTTTggtgtgggcggggaggggcttgGTATGGGGCGGGGCTTGGTGTGGGCGGGGGCAAGTGGGCGTGGCAGGGCTTGGTTGGGCGGGGGCGTGTCGATGTGGGCGGGGCTAAGTGTGGGCGGGGTCAtgcgggtgggcggggcttgGTTGGACAGGGGCGTGTTGATGGGGTGGGGCCACGTGGGCTGGCAGGGCTTGTTTGGGCAGGGGCGTGTTGATGGGGCGGGGCTTTGTGTGGGCGGGGCcgtgcgggcggggcggggcttgaTCAGGCAGGGGAGTGTCTATGGGCGGGACTTGGTTGGGCAGGGCGTGTCGATGGGGCGGGGCTTGGTGTGGGCGGGGCCGTACCGGTGGGGTGGGGCTTGGCCGGGTAGGGGCGTGTCTGTGGGCGGGACTTGGTTGGGCG
The nucleotide sequence above comes from Sorex araneus isolate mSorAra2 chromosome 1, mSorAra2.pri, whole genome shotgun sequence. Encoded proteins:
- the RXRA gene encoding retinoic acid receptor RXR-alpha, giving the protein MDTKHFLPLDFSTQVSSSSLGSPAGRGSMAAPALHPSLGPAIGPSLGSPGQLHSPINGMGPPFSVISSPMGPHSMSVPTTPTLGFGTGSPQLSSPMNPVSSSSSEDIKPPLGLNGVLKVPAHPSGSMAAFTKHICAICGDRSSGKHYGVYSCEGCKGFFKRTVRKDLTYTCRDNKDCLIDKRQRNRCQYCRYQKCLAMGMKREAVQEERQRGKDRSESEAECSSSANEDMPVEKILEAELAVEPKTETYVEANMGLNPSSPNDPVTNICQAADKQLFTLVEWAKRVPHFSELPLDDQVILLRAGWNELLIASFSHRSIAVKDGILLATGLHVHRNSAHSAGVGAIFDRVLTELVSKMRDMQMDKTELGCLRAIVLFNPDSKGLSNPTEVEALREKVYASLEAYCKQKYPEQPGRFAKLLLRLPALRSIGLKCLEHLFFFKLIGDTPIDTFLMEMLEAPHQMT